The window TTCAGGTGAGGGAGTAAATCAAGATAAGCGCAGGGCCGTAGAATTATGGAGCAAGGCAGCTTTACAGGGTCATACGGAGTCGCAATACATAATGGGACAACTTTATAGAACCGGCAAAGATTTGCGGCAAAATTATAACGAGTCAATAAAATATTTCTCTCAAGCGGCGGCCAAGAATCACCCGGAGTCTTTATTTGCGCTCGGTCAAATGTACGAGAACGGCGAGGGAGTCAGACGCGATATAAATCAAGTGGTAAAATTTTATAAACTCGCAGCTGAACAAGATAACGAGGACGCTGTAAAATCTCTTCGGAGGCTTGGGAAGATTTAGAGTTATTTATAATATGTAAGGAGATAAAATTTTGCCGTATACTATAAAACAAATTTCGCAAATAACCGGACTCCCTGCGTCAACTCTGCGTTATTATGATAGTCAGGGGTTGCTGCCTGAACTCAAACGCGATAATAATAATATTCGAGTCTTTACTGATAATGATATAAGCAGCATAAAATTAATAAATTGCCTCAAACGTTCGGGCTTGTCGATAAGGGACATAAAAAATTTTCTTGACATGCTGAGAGAAGGCGACGGGACATTAAATGAAAGACTCGCGATATTTCATAACAGGCGGGATATTTTGCGGGATGAATTAAAGAATTTGCAGGAAGTATTAAACGTGATCGAGTATAAATGCTGGTTCTACGAGAGAGCTTGCGAGGCCGGCACAACTTCAGGAATTAAGGAGTCAGATATTCCCGAAAAATTCAAGAATGCACGGGATATTTTGCATAAAATTATTTAGCTTAATTAGGAGGGGCTTGACTCATGAAAAAATTTGCTGTTTTTATTATATTATTTGCGCTTGTGTCTTCAGGATTTGCCGGAGAAAAATTTTCAATCTCTCATCAAGCTAATTACGGCGGAGTGATAATTAACGGCAGTATAGAAAATTTTAACTCATCAGGCTTTGAACTCGGCGACAGTGTTAATATAGAATTCTCGAA of the Synergistaceae bacterium genome contains:
- a CDS encoding MerR family transcriptional regulator, with amino-acid sequence MPYTIKQISQITGLPASTLRYYDSQGLLPELKRDNNNIRVFTDNDISSIKLINCLKRSGLSIRDIKNFLDMLREGDGTLNERLAIFHNRRDILRDELKNLQEVLNVIEYKCWFYERACEAGTTSGIKESDIPEKFKNARDILHKII